The Nocardioides pantholopis genome window below encodes:
- a CDS encoding pyridoxamine 5'-phosphate oxidase family protein, with product MTWTEIGTAAELAALLGEPTRRAREKTRPALLDVDRAWLAASPFCVLATASAAGECDASPKGDPAGSLVHVLDDRTIALAERPGNRRADGYRNILENPHVGLTFLIPGRGDTLRINGRARLVSEAPFLDEMVVAGHRPVLAAVIAIEEIFFHCGKAFLRSDLWQPETWDPEGLVPRRAVLAAEVERAGQSVAELDEYYRPENYRKGLYAQ from the coding sequence GTGACCTGGACCGAGATCGGCACCGCCGCGGAGCTCGCCGCGCTGCTCGGCGAGCCCACGCGGCGGGCCCGGGAGAAGACGCGTCCGGCGCTGCTCGACGTGGACCGGGCCTGGCTGGCCGCCTCGCCGTTCTGTGTGCTGGCGACCGCCTCGGCGGCCGGGGAGTGCGACGCCTCGCCGAAGGGCGACCCGGCGGGGTCCCTGGTCCACGTCCTCGACGACCGGACCATCGCGCTGGCCGAGCGGCCCGGCAACCGCCGCGCCGACGGCTACCGCAACATCCTGGAGAACCCGCACGTCGGGCTCACCTTCCTGATCCCCGGCCGGGGCGACACGCTGCGGATCAACGGCCGGGCCCGGCTGGTCAGCGAGGCCCCGTTCCTCGACGAGATGGTGGTCGCGGGACACCGCCCGGTGCTGGCGGCCGTGATCGCGATCGAGGAGATCTTCTTCCACTGCGGCAAGGCGTTCCTGCGCTCGGACCTGTGGCAGCCCGAGACCTGGGACCCCGAGGGCCTCGTGCCGCGGCGGGCGGTGCTCGCCGCCGAGGTGGAGCGGGCCGGGCAGAGCGTCGCCGAGCTCGACGAGTACTACCGGCCGGAGAACTACCGCAAGGGGCTGTACGCGCAATGA
- the dapF gene encoding diaminopimelate epimerase has protein sequence MTYDFLKGHGTENDFVLLPDHDGTVHGALAPARVRALCDRRAGIGGDGVLRVVRTAAYDVAREHVGPAEATWFMDYRNADGSASEMCGNGLRVFARHLIDAGLVDPARPIPVGTRDGVKTVTVEGDLLTVDMGAPRVLGGTVVAVDGRTWPALHVDMGNPHAVARVDSLDPDGPVGTLRQEPAYDREVYPAGVNVEFVVGCGDHHVAMRVHERGSGETRSCGTGACAVAVAAAIHDHHATVGATPTTDARYRVDVPGGTLGVTWTTTGRVLLSGPAVVVAAGTTDL, from the coding sequence ATGACCTACGACTTCCTCAAGGGCCACGGCACGGAGAACGACTTCGTGCTGCTGCCCGACCACGACGGCACCGTCCACGGGGCGCTGGCGCCCGCGCGGGTCCGGGCCCTGTGCGACCGCCGCGCCGGCATCGGGGGCGACGGGGTGCTGCGCGTGGTCCGCACCGCGGCGTACGACGTGGCGCGTGAGCACGTGGGCCCCGCCGAGGCGACCTGGTTCATGGACTACCGCAACGCCGACGGCTCGGCGTCGGAGATGTGCGGGAACGGGCTGCGGGTCTTCGCACGGCACCTGATCGACGCGGGCCTGGTCGACCCGGCGCGGCCGATCCCGGTCGGCACCCGGGACGGGGTCAAGACGGTCACTGTCGAGGGCGACCTGCTCACCGTCGACATGGGGGCGCCGCGGGTGCTCGGCGGCACCGTCGTCGCCGTCGACGGCCGCACCTGGCCCGCGCTGCACGTCGACATGGGCAACCCGCACGCGGTCGCCCGGGTGGACTCCCTGGACCCGGACGGCCCGGTGGGCACCCTGCGCCAGGAGCCGGCCTACGACCGGGAGGTCTACCCCGCGGGCGTGAACGTGGAGTTCGTCGTGGGCTGCGGCGACCACCACGTCGCGATGCGGGTCCACGAGCGCGGCTCGGGGGAGACCCGCTCCTGCGGCACCGGCGCCTGTGCGGTGGCGGTCGCGGCCGCGATCCACGACCACCACGCCACGGTGGGCGCGACACCGACGACCGACGCGCGATACCGCGTCGACGTCCCCGGCGGCACCCTGGGCGTGACCTGGACGACGACCGGGCGGGTGCTGCTCAGCGGGCCGGCCGTGGTCGTCGCGGCGGGGACCACCGACCTCTGA
- a CDS encoding SDR family NAD(P)-dependent oxidoreductase, producing the protein MDIKGSSAIVTGAASGIGAAAARRLAALGAVVVVADLQADKGEALASEIGGVFAQVDVTQTEQINAAVEAAAEIAPLRAVVNSAGIGWAQRTIGRDGQVDSAHSLEAYTRVIAINLIGTFDMVRQAASVMSRNEPDADGCRGAIVNLASVAAFDGQIGQAAYSSSKGGVVGMTLPVARDLAASGIRLNTVAPGLVDTPIYGEGPDAEAFKAKLGESVLFPKRLGVPEELASMVVECLTNSYMNGEVVRVDGGIRMPPK; encoded by the coding sequence ATGGACATCAAGGGATCAAGTGCCATCGTCACCGGAGCCGCCTCGGGCATCGGCGCCGCAGCCGCCCGCCGCCTGGCCGCGCTCGGCGCCGTCGTCGTGGTCGCGGACCTGCAGGCCGACAAGGGTGAGGCGCTCGCGTCCGAGATCGGCGGCGTCTTCGCCCAGGTCGACGTGACGCAGACCGAGCAGATCAACGCTGCCGTCGAGGCCGCCGCCGAGATCGCGCCGCTGCGCGCCGTGGTGAACTCGGCAGGCATCGGCTGGGCCCAGCGCACCATCGGGCGCGACGGCCAGGTCGACTCGGCCCACTCGCTGGAGGCCTACACCAGGGTGATCGCGATCAACCTGATCGGCACCTTCGACATGGTCCGCCAGGCGGCCTCGGTGATGAGCCGCAACGAGCCGGACGCCGACGGCTGCCGGGGCGCGATCGTGAACCTCGCCAGCGTCGCCGCGTTCGACGGCCAGATCGGCCAGGCGGCGTACTCCTCCTCCAAGGGTGGCGTGGTCGGGATGACGCTGCCGGTCGCCCGCGACCTGGCCGCCTCCGGGATCCGGCTCAACACGGTCGCCCCCGGCCTGGTCGACACCCCGATCTACGGCGAGGGTCCCGACGCCGAGGCGTTCAAGGCCAAGCTGGGGGAGTCGGTGCTGTTCCCCAAGCGGCTCGGCGTGCCCGAGGAGCTGGCCAGCATGGTCGTGGAGTGCCTGACCAACTCCTACATGAACGGCGAGGTCGTCCGCGTCGACGGCGGCATCCGGATGCCCCCGAAGTAG
- a CDS encoding substrate-binding domain-containing protein, giving the protein MALLAIGAMLVGAAGTYALSQGDGPADASAGCGGPSIVVAAAPEIAPVLSEVVADAGCDQISVQAEAPALVSARVAAGKDAPDVWVPDSSAWARRAAVSAPATPQPLVQSLATSPVVLVAAAGRVPASWSAALADDGLVLGDPLTSAPAAVALVAAVAEAEGAGTDPAATIVPLAQARAGDRNDRPDEAGLGTLGGNDARLTVASEQELLASAQGFRARVPAAGTMLLDYPVLLTTGEERRADIDATTRTLVRLLGAGEARDALAQSGFRDPQGAPRGDGVGKVAVLPASAKQVSAVLETWARLVLPSRTLAVVDVSGSMDFDAGGRTRMELTTAATRQGLGLFPDAAAIGLWAFSERLDGETDHRELLPIRRLGAQVPGGTQRDALGAGLAELAALTGGGTGLYDTTLAAYRAVQADYDPAAANSVLLFSDGANDDPGSISLAELLAELHELADPRRPVRIIAIGISADADAAALRRIARSTGGEAYIAEDPADMATVFREALGSRRG; this is encoded by the coding sequence GTGGCCCTGCTCGCGATCGGCGCGATGCTGGTCGGCGCTGCCGGGACCTATGCACTCAGCCAGGGTGACGGGCCCGCGGACGCGTCGGCGGGCTGTGGTGGCCCGAGCATCGTCGTCGCCGCCGCCCCCGAGATCGCTCCGGTCCTCTCCGAGGTGGTGGCCGACGCCGGGTGTGACCAGATCAGCGTCCAGGCGGAGGCACCGGCGCTGGTCAGCGCCCGGGTGGCCGCCGGCAAGGACGCGCCGGACGTGTGGGTCCCCGACTCCTCGGCGTGGGCACGCCGCGCGGCGGTCTCGGCCCCGGCCACCCCGCAGCCCCTGGTCCAGTCCCTCGCCACCTCCCCCGTCGTGCTGGTGGCCGCGGCGGGCAGGGTGCCGGCCTCGTGGAGCGCGGCGCTGGCCGACGACGGTCTGGTGCTCGGGGACCCGCTGACCTCGGCCCCGGCGGCGGTCGCGCTGGTCGCCGCCGTGGCGGAGGCGGAGGGCGCAGGCACCGACCCGGCGGCAACGATCGTCCCGCTGGCCCAGGCCCGGGCCGGTGACCGGAACGACCGGCCCGACGAGGCGGGACTGGGCACCCTCGGCGGGAACGACGCGCGGCTCACCGTCGCCAGCGAGCAGGAGCTGCTGGCGAGCGCGCAGGGGTTCCGTGCGCGGGTTCCGGCCGCCGGCACCATGCTGCTCGACTACCCGGTGCTGCTCACCACCGGCGAGGAGCGACGAGCCGACATCGACGCGACCACCCGCACCCTGGTGCGCCTACTCGGCGCGGGGGAGGCCCGCGACGCGCTGGCGCAGTCCGGCTTCCGCGACCCGCAGGGGGCCCCGAGGGGCGACGGCGTGGGGAAGGTCGCCGTCCTGCCCGCATCGGCGAAGCAGGTCTCCGCGGTGCTGGAGACGTGGGCGCGGCTGGTGCTCCCGAGCCGGACGCTCGCCGTCGTCGACGTCTCGGGATCCATGGACTTCGACGCCGGCGGCCGGACCCGCATGGAGCTGACCACCGCCGCGACCCGGCAGGGCCTCGGGCTCTTCCCCGATGCCGCCGCGATCGGGCTGTGGGCCTTCTCCGAGCGGCTCGACGGCGAGACCGACCACCGCGAGCTGCTGCCGATCCGTCGCCTGGGCGCCCAGGTGCCCGGCGGCACGCAGCGCGACGCCCTGGGCGCCGGTCTCGCCGAGCTGGCCGCGCTGACCGGCGGCGGGACGGGGCTCTACGACACGACGCTCGCGGCGTACCGGGCGGTGCAGGCGGACTACGACCCCGCGGCCGCCAACAGCGTGCTGCTCTTCAGCGACGGCGCGAACGACGACCCGGGCAGCATCAGCCTCGCCGAGCTGCTCGCCGAGCTGCACGAGCTCGCCGACCCCCGACGTCCGGTGCGGATCATCGCGATCGGCATCTCCGCCGACGCCGACGCCGCGGCGCTGCGCCGGATCGCGCGCTCCACCGGCGGCGAGGCGTACATCGCCGAGGATCCGGCCGACATGGCGACGGTCTTCCGGGAGGCGCTCGGCTCACGCCGGGGCTGA
- a CDS encoding TIGR03086 family metal-binding protein, with the protein MNPHVEKFEDAAHRFTTVVQESTDWAAPTPCAGWSAGDLIDHVVDTERDFLAGHGVHLGERPTGAPDDVWASHLAALVPVLGDDDFWEREVDSHFGPTTPGQLLERFYAFDLVVHGWDLGVSQGRPTTFSEVDMDTMEKSFAAFGEAMYAEGVFRPAVEPPAGADRQTRLLARMGRLA; encoded by the coding sequence ATGAACCCCCATGTCGAGAAGTTCGAGGACGCCGCCCACCGTTTCACCACCGTCGTGCAGGAGAGCACGGACTGGGCCGCCCCCACGCCCTGCGCCGGCTGGAGCGCCGGGGACCTGATCGACCACGTCGTCGACACCGAGCGCGACTTCCTCGCCGGCCACGGCGTGCACCTCGGGGAGCGACCGACCGGCGCCCCGGACGACGTGTGGGCCAGCCACCTCGCCGCGCTGGTGCCGGTGCTCGGCGACGACGACTTCTGGGAGCGCGAGGTCGACAGCCACTTCGGGCCCACCACCCCGGGCCAGCTGCTCGAGCGGTTCTACGCCTTCGACCTGGTCGTGCACGGCTGGGACCTGGGCGTCTCCCAGGGCCGGCCGACCACCTTCAGCGAGGTCGATATGGACACCATGGAGAAGTCCTTCGCCGCCTTCGGCGAGGCGATGTACGCCGAGGGCGTCTTCCGGCCCGCCGTCGAGCCGCCGGCCGGCGCCGACCGCCAGACCCGGCTGCTCGCCAGGATGGGCCGACTGGCCTGA
- the hflX gene encoding GTPase HflX produces MTNSHASDFSLDAELDETAGWDADADSGHAADSEDPADPTQGAMELAERHALRRVATLRTDLEDITEVEYRQLRLERVVLVGVWTDGSVEDAENSMAELALLAETAGSEVLEAIYQRRQTPDPATYIGRGKVEGLQEIVQVTGADTVICDGELAPSQLRNLEDRLKVKVVDRTALILDIFAQHAKSREGQAQVELAQLSYMKQRLRGWGGNLSRQAGGRVSGGEGIGGRGPGETKIETDRRRINTKIAKLRRELREMKGTRDTKRAERRRNQVPSVAIAGYTNAGKSSLLNRLTDAGVLVEDALFATLDPTTRRTTTSDGRVYTMSDTVGFVRHLPHQLVEAFRSTLEEVADADLVLHVVDGSHPDPEGQISAVREVFADIGATEVPELIVINKADAADPLVLARLQQREPHCVVVSAKTGEGIAEALAVIEGELPRPTVEFCALLPYERGDLVNRIHQQGELDSVEHTPEGSLVRGRANEDLAGELESYAVPAPA; encoded by the coding sequence ATGACGAACTCTCACGCATCTGACTTCAGCCTCGACGCCGAGCTCGACGAGACCGCCGGCTGGGACGCCGACGCGGACTCCGGCCACGCAGCCGACTCCGAGGACCCCGCCGACCCCACCCAGGGTGCGATGGAGCTCGCTGAGCGCCACGCCCTGCGCCGCGTGGCCACGCTGCGCACCGACCTCGAGGACATCACCGAGGTCGAGTACCGCCAGCTGCGCCTGGAGCGCGTCGTGCTCGTCGGCGTGTGGACCGACGGCTCGGTGGAGGACGCCGAGAACTCGATGGCCGAGCTCGCGCTGCTCGCCGAGACCGCCGGCTCGGAGGTGCTGGAGGCGATCTACCAGCGCCGCCAGACGCCCGACCCGGCCACCTACATCGGACGAGGCAAGGTCGAGGGGCTCCAGGAGATCGTCCAGGTCACCGGGGCCGACACCGTCATCTGCGACGGCGAGCTCGCCCCCTCGCAGCTGCGCAACCTCGAGGACCGGCTCAAGGTCAAGGTCGTCGACCGGACCGCGCTGATCCTCGACATCTTCGCCCAGCACGCGAAGTCCCGCGAGGGCCAGGCCCAGGTGGAGCTGGCCCAGCTCAGCTACATGAAGCAGCGGCTGCGCGGTTGGGGTGGCAACCTCTCCCGCCAGGCCGGTGGCCGGGTCTCCGGCGGTGAGGGCATCGGTGGCCGTGGCCCCGGTGAGACCAAGATCGAGACCGACCGGCGCCGGATCAACACCAAGATCGCCAAGCTGCGTCGCGAGCTGCGCGAGATGAAGGGCACCCGCGACACCAAGCGCGCCGAGCGGCGCCGCAACCAGGTGCCGAGCGTCGCGATCGCCGGCTACACCAACGCCGGCAAGTCCTCGCTGCTCAACCGGCTCACCGACGCGGGGGTGCTCGTCGAGGACGCGCTGTTCGCGACGCTGGACCCCACCACCCGGCGCACCACGACCTCCGACGGCCGCGTCTACACGATGAGCGACACCGTCGGGTTCGTCCGGCACCTGCCCCACCAGCTGGTCGAGGCGTTCCGCTCCACGCTGGAGGAGGTCGCCGACGCCGACCTGGTCCTGCACGTCGTGGACGGCTCCCACCCCGACCCCGAGGGGCAGATCTCCGCGGTGCGCGAGGTCTTCGCCGACATCGGGGCCACCGAGGTGCCCGAGCTGATCGTGATCAACAAGGCCGACGCCGCGGACCCGCTGGTCCTGGCCCGGCTCCAGCAGCGCGAGCCGCACTGCGTGGTCGTCTCCGCCAAGACCGGCGAGGGCATCGCCGAGGCGCTGGCCGTGATCGAGGGCGAGCTGCCCCGGCCGACAGTGGAGTTCTGCGCGCTGCTGCCCTACGAACGCGGCGACCTGGTCAACCGGATCCACCAGCAGGGCGAGCTCGACTCGGTCGAGCACACCCCCGAGGGCTCGCTGGTGCGCGGGCGCGCCAACGAGGACCTCGCGGGGGAGCTGGAGTCGTACGCCGTGCCGGCCCCCGCGTGA
- a CDS encoding SGNH/GDSL hydrolase family protein — MNVRGVLPDRRRRVPAVLLALLAVLVTTYVVAEHAIGGRPDRCERFTAASATRAGLVDGTGADVLVVGDSYAAGLLLENPHASWPSRLEGRVRVAGFSGSGFSRGASGCGDVSFATRTAQALGTDDDLVVVQGGLNDTDQPPAAVRAGFERLVRVVGERQLVVVGPPSAPRRTGRVPAVQAQLSALCASHGVPYVAADDLELAYLDDGLHLTEAGHREFGNAVAQRIGALQR; from the coding sequence GTGAACGTCCGCGGGGTCCTGCCCGACCGGCGCCGGCGCGTGCCGGCAGTGCTGCTGGCCCTGCTGGCGGTGCTCGTCACGACGTACGTCGTCGCCGAGCACGCGATCGGCGGCCGGCCGGACCGGTGCGAGCGCTTCACCGCGGCGTCGGCGACCCGCGCCGGGCTCGTCGACGGCACCGGGGCCGACGTCCTGGTCGTGGGCGACTCCTACGCCGCGGGGCTGCTGCTGGAGAACCCCCACGCCTCCTGGCCGTCCCGGCTGGAGGGCCGGGTGCGGGTGGCCGGCTTCTCCGGGTCCGGCTTCAGCCGCGGGGCCAGCGGCTGCGGCGACGTCTCGTTCGCGACCAGGACCGCGCAGGCGCTCGGGACCGACGACGACCTGGTCGTCGTCCAGGGCGGGCTCAACGACACCGACCAGCCGCCGGCGGCGGTCCGGGCCGGGTTCGAGCGCCTGGTCCGGGTGGTCGGCGAGCGTCAGCTGGTCGTGGTCGGTCCGCCCAGCGCGCCCCGGCGAACCGGCCGGGTGCCGGCGGTGCAGGCCCAGCTCAGCGCCCTGTGCGCCAGCCACGGCGTGCCGTACGTCGCCGCCGACGACCTCGAGCTGGCCTACCTCGACGACGGGCTGCACCTCACCGAGGCGGGCCACCGCGAGTTCGGGAACGCGGTCGCGCAGCGGATCGGTGCCCTTCAGCGCTGA
- a CDS encoding ROK family transcriptional regulator — MRHSLAGRAESPMQARLLARLRDDGPLSKAQLADRLQVSRTTVAAEVGRLVELGLAQEAGPAASRGGRRSTMVDLAEGIRFVGISIGATGMSVGVTDGRLTVLATRHLSCDIRQGPEVVLGAALEGVRSVLAEVGVERPMGAGIGVPGPVDFDRGISVTPPIMPGWDGYPVRDAVSRELGCPALLDNDVNVLAIGEQHAGVARSVRDFLFVKIGTGIGCGIVIDGQLYRGVDGCAGDIGHIRVDDFGPTCACGNTGCLEAFSGGAAVARDATAAARAGRSTFLAERLAENGVLTAADVGLALQRGDTEAVQLIRESGRRVGEVLATLVSFFNPGMIVIGGGVTGLGHALLAEIRGVTYGRSLPLATGSLPIVLSELGAEGGVIGAARLISGSVYAPLAGRAN; from the coding sequence GTGCGGCACTCCTTGGCGGGCCGGGCCGAGAGCCCGATGCAGGCCCGGCTGCTGGCTCGGCTGCGAGACGACGGCCCGCTGTCGAAGGCCCAGCTCGCGGACCGGCTGCAGGTCTCGCGGACCACGGTGGCCGCCGAGGTGGGCCGGCTGGTCGAGCTGGGCCTGGCCCAGGAGGCGGGGCCCGCGGCCTCGCGCGGCGGCCGCCGCTCCACGATGGTCGACCTGGCCGAGGGGATCCGGTTCGTCGGCATCTCGATCGGAGCCACCGGGATGTCGGTCGGGGTGACCGACGGCCGGCTCACGGTGCTCGCGACCCGGCACCTGAGCTGTGACATCCGCCAGGGACCCGAGGTGGTCCTGGGTGCCGCGCTGGAGGGCGTCCGCAGCGTCCTCGCGGAGGTCGGGGTGGAGCGGCCGATGGGCGCCGGCATCGGGGTTCCCGGCCCGGTCGACTTCGACCGCGGGATCTCGGTGACGCCGCCGATCATGCCGGGCTGGGACGGCTACCCGGTGCGCGACGCGGTCTCCCGCGAGCTCGGCTGCCCGGCGCTGCTCGACAACGACGTCAACGTGCTGGCGATCGGCGAGCAGCACGCGGGGGTGGCCCGCAGCGTGCGGGACTTCCTGTTCGTCAAGATCGGCACCGGCATCGGCTGCGGGATCGTCATCGACGGCCAGCTCTACCGCGGCGTCGACGGCTGCGCCGGCGACATCGGGCACATCCGCGTCGACGACTTCGGTCCCACCTGCGCCTGCGGCAACACCGGCTGCCTGGAGGCATTCTCCGGTGGCGCGGCCGTGGCCCGGGACGCCACCGCGGCCGCCCGCGCCGGCCGGTCGACGTTCCTCGCCGAGCGGCTGGCGGAGAACGGCGTACTCACCGCGGCCGACGTCGGCCTGGCCTTGCAGCGCGGCGACACCGAGGCCGTGCAGCTGATCCGGGAGAGCGGACGGCGGGTCGGCGAGGTGCTGGCCACGCTGGTCTCGTTCTTCAACCCGGGGATGATCGTGATCGGCGGCGGGGTGACCGGCCTGGGGCACGCGCTGCTCGCCGAGATCCGGGGCGTGACCTACGGCCGCTCGCTGCCGCTGGCGACCGGCAGCCTGCCCATCGTGCTCAGCGAGCTCGGCGCCGAGGGCGGCGTGATCGGCGCGGCCAGGCTGATCTCGGGATCGGTGTACGCCCCGCTCGCGGGTCGCGCCAACTGA
- a CDS encoding sugar ABC transporter ATP-binding protein — protein sequence MTGPDALLRMSGIVKEFPGVRALGGVDLEVRAGEVHCLLGQNGAGKSTLIKVLAAAYRPDEGTISWDGAPVDLGSPLDAIRAGISTIYQELDLVPDLTVTENIFLGHELARGGLIQRQRAHRVAAELLGRLGHGEISPARRVGSLSPAAQQVVSMARALSHDTRLLVLDEPSAVLDQQEVRNLFRVIRGLAAEGVAVVYISHRLEEIREVGDRITVLKDGITVATGLPAEETTTAELIRLMTGRSIEYVFPPRPQTPRASGEPVLQVEGLALAGVFGGVGLTVHAGEIVGLAGLVGAGRSEIIETIYGARRAAAGTVRVDGRPLRRGSVGAAVRAGVGLAPEERKSQGLLLDQAVYRNITLSTLARFARGGFLNSGAERARAGVMAESLDVRPAGVDQAVRTLSGGNQQKVVLARWLLRECRVLLLDEPTRGVDVGARTEIYQLVRGLADSGVAVVVVSSEVEEVLGLADRVLVVREGVVVHEAPAEELDESRVLDLVMEGEAA from the coding sequence GTGACCGGACCCGATGCGCTGCTGCGGATGAGCGGAATCGTCAAGGAGTTCCCCGGCGTGCGCGCGCTCGGCGGGGTCGACCTCGAGGTCCGGGCCGGTGAGGTGCACTGCCTGCTCGGCCAGAACGGCGCCGGCAAGTCGACGCTGATCAAGGTGCTCGCCGCGGCGTACCGGCCCGACGAGGGGACGATCTCCTGGGACGGCGCCCCGGTCGACCTCGGCAGCCCGCTGGACGCGATCCGGGCCGGCATCTCGACGATCTACCAGGAGCTCGACCTGGTGCCGGACCTCACGGTCACCGAGAACATCTTCCTGGGCCACGAGCTGGCCCGCGGCGGCCTCATCCAGCGCCAGCGTGCGCACCGGGTCGCCGCCGAGCTGCTCGGCCGACTCGGGCACGGGGAGATCTCGCCGGCCCGGCGGGTCGGCAGCCTCTCCCCGGCCGCCCAGCAGGTGGTCAGCATGGCCCGGGCGCTCTCGCACGACACCCGGCTGCTGGTCCTCGACGAGCCGTCCGCGGTGCTGGACCAGCAGGAGGTGCGCAACCTGTTCCGGGTGATCCGCGGCCTCGCCGCCGAGGGCGTCGCGGTCGTCTACATCTCCCACCGGCTCGAGGAGATCCGGGAGGTGGGGGACCGGATCACCGTGCTCAAGGACGGGATCACCGTCGCGACCGGCCTCCCGGCCGAGGAGACGACGACCGCCGAGCTGATCCGGCTGATGACCGGCCGTTCGATCGAGTACGTCTTCCCGCCGCGGCCGCAGACCCCGCGCGCCAGCGGCGAGCCGGTGCTCCAGGTCGAGGGCCTGGCCCTCGCCGGTGTCTTCGGCGGAGTCGGCCTCACCGTGCACGCCGGCGAGATCGTGGGGCTCGCCGGCCTCGTCGGCGCCGGGCGCTCGGAGATCATCGAGACGATCTACGGCGCCCGCCGGGCCGCGGCGGGGACCGTGCGCGTCGACGGCCGGCCGTTGCGCCGGGGCTCGGTCGGCGCCGCGGTCCGCGCCGGCGTGGGGCTCGCGCCCGAGGAGCGCAAGAGCCAGGGCCTGCTGCTGGACCAGGCGGTCTACCGCAACATCACGCTCTCCACCCTGGCCCGCTTCGCGCGCGGCGGCTTCCTCAACTCCGGGGCCGAGCGGGCCCGGGCCGGGGTGATGGCCGAGTCGCTCGACGTCCGCCCCGCAGGCGTGGACCAGGCCGTGCGCACCCTCTCCGGCGGCAACCAGCAGAAGGTCGTCCTGGCGCGGTGGCTGCTGCGCGAGTGCCGGGTGCTGCTGCTCGACGAGCCGACCCGGGGGGTCGACGTCGGTGCCCGCACCGAGATCTACCAGCTGGTCCGCGGGCTGGCGGACTCCGGGGTCGCGGTGGTCGTGGTCTCCAGCGAGGTGGAGGAGGTCCTCGGCCTCGCCGACCGGGTGCTGGTCGTCCGCGAGGGCGTCGTGGTGCACGAGGCGCCGGCCGAGGAGCTCGACGAGTCCCGGGTCCTGGACCTGGTCATGGAAGGAGAGGCCGCATGA
- a CDS encoding ABC transporter permease, producing the protein MSESPLDVSDPRGAADRESTTRAERDAVEQGRAGGAAALLRSGLGRNLGLVVALVLLCAVGVATAGDRFASTDNALTILRLAATIGVVSIGMTFVITGGGIDLSVGAILALASVWSTTLATQQMAQDTHWVVMVGAALAVGAGCGLVNGLLIAYGGVVPFIATLAMLASARGLAEIISERRTQIVDVPAFTDVFTSEILGIPFIVILFVVVAALGWVLLNRTTFGRRTLAVGGNPEAARLAGINVRRHTVYLYVLVGVCCGIAALMIISRTTTGSATHGQLYELDAIAAVVIGGTLLSGGRGTIVGTVFGVLIFTTLTNVFTLNNRSISEQSLLKGAIIVAAVLLQQRLASRSNT; encoded by the coding sequence ATGAGCGAGAGCCCGCTCGATGTCTCCGACCCGCGCGGCGCCGCCGACCGCGAGTCGACGACCCGCGCCGAGCGCGACGCGGTGGAGCAGGGCCGGGCCGGTGGTGCCGCGGCGCTGCTGCGCTCGGGCCTGGGCCGCAACCTCGGTCTCGTCGTCGCGCTGGTGCTGCTGTGCGCGGTCGGCGTCGCGACGGCGGGTGACCGCTTCGCCTCGACCGACAACGCGCTGACGATCCTGCGGCTCGCCGCGACGATCGGGGTCGTCAGCATCGGGATGACCTTCGTGATCACCGGCGGGGGCATCGACCTCTCGGTCGGCGCGATCCTCGCGCTCGCGTCGGTGTGGTCCACGACCCTGGCGACCCAGCAGATGGCCCAGGACACGCACTGGGTGGTCATGGTCGGCGCCGCGCTCGCGGTCGGGGCCGGCTGCGGGCTGGTCAACGGGCTGCTGATCGCGTACGGCGGGGTGGTGCCGTTCATCGCCACGCTGGCGATGCTGGCCAGCGCCCGCGGCCTGGCCGAGATCATCTCCGAGCGACGCACCCAGATCGTCGACGTCCCCGCCTTCACCGACGTCTTCACCAGCGAGATCCTCGGGATCCCGTTCATCGTCATCCTGTTCGTGGTGGTCGCGGCCCTGGGCTGGGTGCTGCTGAACCGGACCACGTTCGGGCGCCGGACGCTCGCCGTGGGCGGCAACCCCGAGGCCGCCCGGCTGGCTGGCATCAATGTGCGCCGCCACACCGTCTACCTCTACGTCCTGGTCGGCGTGTGCTGCGGGATCGCGGCGCTGATGATCATCTCCCGCACGACCACCGGCAGCGCCACGCACGGCCAGCTCTACGAGCTCGACGCGATCGCCGCCGTCGTCATCGGCGGGACCCTGCTCTCCGGTGGCCGCGGCACGATCGTCGGCACGGTCTTCGGCGTGCTGATCTTCACCACGCTGACCAACGTCTTCACGCTCAACAACCGCTCCATCTCGGAGCAGTCGCTCCTCAAGGGAGCCATCATCGTCGCCGCCGTCCTGCTCCAGCAGCGGCTGGCGTCGCGCAGCAACACCTGA